A region of the Massilia sp. erpn genome:
ATACACGCAGAAAGGCAAGGACACCAGCGAATGGCCGAACAGGCGGCTCTTGATCTGGGCCAGCGCCAACACGCCTTCGATGCGGCCAGCACGCTCGGCATAAAAGAACCAGCAGCGGTGGCCGAACGCCTGCTCGATGACCTTCTGCCAGCCGGCGCGGTGGAAAAAGGTCGCCTCGGGACACTCCTGCACAAAAGCGTCCCAGCGCGCGCATTCATCGGCGTTCGGCAGCAGCAGTTGCAGCATCAGCTCGCCCTGCGCGGCGGCCGGCGTTTCGGGTGCGAGCGCCTGTGCCGCAGCATCCACATCGCGCAGCGGAAGCTCGTCGGAGATGGCGCCCTCGCGCGCCGCAATGACCAGTTCCACATCGAGGCTTGCGGCAGACGATGGCGCGACGGCTGCTTCGACGGCGGCGGCTACGGCGGGTACGGCGGCGGGTGCCTCAGACGGCGAACGCACGGCCTCGTTCTTCGCGGCGGCAATCGCGGCGGCGGCGGATGCGGCGGCGGCGGCGCGCTGGGCCGCCGCTTCGATAATCGATGTCATGGCTGCCCCAGGAAGATGCGGTCCATGCGGTCCCAGGCGAAATCGCGGGTGAGCGCCTGGATGCGCTGGTCCATGCGGCTCAGGTTCACGTAGTGGCGGAAGCGCGTCTTCAAGCCGATACCTTCGGGACGCGGCTGCTGCGGATCGATTTCCCAGGGATGGAAGTAGAAGATCGCCGCCTGGCCATCTTCGCGGTTCACGCGCCGCATCATGCGGCGCGACAGGGCGTAAGGCAGCAGGCGGAAATAGCCGCCACCGCCGGCCGGCAGATTGCGCTGCATCAGGCGCACCGTGGTGATCGGCACTTCCAGCAAGCCATCCTTGCCGTTCGGGTAGAAGGCAAAACGCGGCGCATCGGGCATGCCGTAATGATCGTGCTGGATCGGATAGATGCTGGAACTGTAGCGGTAGCCCGCCTCGTGCAAGGCATCCAACGCCCACAGGTTGGCAGGGCCGATCGAAAAGCTCGGCGCGCGGTAGCCCTGCACCGCCTGGCCGCCAATATCTTCCAGAATGGCCTTGCTGCTGCTGATGTCTTGCATGAACTGGGCGCGGTCCTGATCGGAGGCACGCAGATGGCCGTAGCCGTGGCTGGCCAGTTCATGCCCGCCGGCGACGATGCGCTTGACCATGGCCGGATAGCGCTCGGCGATCCAGCCCAGGGTGAAGAAGGTGGCCTTGGCCTGGCCCGCATCGAGAATGCCGAGGATGCGGTCGATATTCGCCTCCACCCGGCACTCCAGCGAAGGCCATGCTTCGCGCGCGATATGCGGCGCAAAGGCAGATACCTGGAAGTAGTCTTCCACGTCGATCGTCATCGCATTGCGGATGGCGGGCGCGGCGCGCATATCCATGGTTGCTGTCCTCAGTCCCTTTGTTTCAACCAGTCGAAGAGAACGGCGGCGATGCGCTCGGCGGCGCGGCCATCCCAGAAATGCGGCACGCGGCCTGCCTTGCCGCCGCCTTGCAGCAGCTCCTCATACGCTGCCAGGATATGCGCCGGATCGTTGCCGACGATGGTATTCGTGCCTTCGTCCACCGTGATCGGGCGTTCGGTGTTGTTGCGCAGCGTCAGGCAGGGCGTGCCCAGTGCCGTGGTTTCTTCCTGGATGCCGCCGGAATCGGTGAGCACCACGCGCGCATCGCGCATCAGCCCCAGCATCTCCAGATAGCCCATCGGCGGCAACAACAGCACGTCCGGCGTGTCGAGCAGATGGCTCAGGCCAAACTTCTCGATGGTGGCGTGGGTGCGCGGATGCACGGGGAAGATCACCGGCGTGCTCTGGGCGATTTTCGCCGCCGCTTCCAGCAGGCCTTGCAGGATGGCCGGATCGTCCACGTTCGAGGGACGGTGCAAGGTCAGCACGGCGTAGCCGCGGCCTTGCGCGAAACCGGCGCGGCCCGCGTCGGCGGCGATCCTCTCGGCTGGCACGGCGCGCTCCAGGTTGGCGCGCAGGGTATCGATCATCACATTGCCGACGAAGTGGATGCGCTCATCGGCGATGCCTTCCTTCAGCAGATTATCGCGCCCGCTTTCCTCGGTGGTGAACAGCAGGTCGGACAACTGATCGGTCAGCAGGCGGTTGATCTCTTCCGGCATGGCGCGGTCGAAGCTGCGCAGGCCCGCTTCCACGTGGATCACCGGCACGCCCTTCTTGGCCGCCACCAGGGCGCAGGCGATGGTGGAGTTGACATCACCCACCACCAGCACGGCGGCCGGCTGCACCTCGTCCATGGCCGGCTCGAAACGGCGCATCACCTCGGCCGTCTGCTGCGCGTGGCTGCCGGAACCGACTTCCAGATTGATGTCCGGATTGGGAATGCCGAGCGCCTGGAAATACTGGTGGTTCATCGCCACGTCGTAATGCTGGCCGGTGTGCACCAGTTTCGCTTCGACTCGCGGGCCAAGCGCGCCCAGGGCCGACATGATGGGCGCCATCTTCATGAAATTCGGACGTGCGCCGACCACGCACAGGATGCGGTAAATCTTGTCGGACGTTGGGCTGGCGGCGTTCATTCGTTGTTATCGATAGGCAGGTTGACGGAGGATGGCGAGCGCACCATCTTTTTCAGGATGGAGAGCACGGACACCAGCGACTTCTCCACTTTCAGCATGCGTTCGTCCAGCAGGGCCGGATACTGGTTGCCGAAGACGGCCGCCTCGGGGTCGAGCGGATTGGCGTCGGCGGCCGGCGCGGCCGCTTCCGGCGGCGCCTGGAATTCCTGCTGGATGTCGCGGATCACCGTGTCCACATCGGCATCGGTGAAGGCGTGCATCTCTTCCAGGAAGCCCATCAGCAGCAGGCGGTCGCACAGATGGTTGGTCTTGCGCGGAATGCCGCCGGTGAATTCGTAGATGGCCGCGTGGGCAGCCGGCGTGAACGAGGGATCCCCCTTCCAGCCCACGGTCAGCAGGCGGTGTTCAATATAGGCCTGGGTTTCATGCTCGTCCATCGGCCCCAGATGATAGGTGGCGATCACGCGCTGGCGCAGCTGCTGCATGCCGGGGCTGTGCAGGGTGGTGCGGAATTCCGGCTGTCCCAGCAGGAAGGTTTGCAGCAGCGACTTGTCGTCGGTCTGGAAATTGGACAGCATGCGCAGCTCTTCCACCACGCGCGGCGTCAGGTTCTGCGCCTCGTCCACCACCAGCAAGGCGCGCTTGCCCTGCTGCTCGCTGGTGCGCAGGAAGGCTTCCAGGCGCGCCAGCAACACCGTCTTGCTGGCCGCATCCTCGTAAGGCAGGCCAAAGCCGGCCACCACCGAGCGCAAGGTATCGTCGGAATCGAGATGGGTGTTGACGATGTGGGCTGCGACGATGCGGTCGGTGGCAATCTGGTTGAACAGATTGCGCACCAGCGTGGTCTTGCCCGCGCCGACTTCACCGGTGATGACGATGAAGCCCTCGCCTTGCGACAGGCCATATTCCAGATAGGCCATGGCGCGCTTGTGGCCTTTGCTGCCGAAGAAGAAATGCGGATCGGGACGCA
Encoded here:
- a CDS encoding XrtA system polysaccharide deacetylase, yielding MRAAPAIRNAMTIDVEDYFQVSAFAPHIAREAWPSLECRVEANIDRILGILDAGQAKATFFTLGWIAERYPAMVKRIVAGGHELASHGYGHLRASDQDRAQFMQDISSSKAILEDIGGQAVQGYRAPSFSIGPANLWALDALHEAGYRYSSSIYPIQHDHYGMPDAPRFAFYPNGKDGLLEVPITTVRLMQRNLPAGGGGYFRLLPYALSRRMMRRVNREDGQAAIFYFHPWEIDPQQPRPEGIGLKTRFRHYVNLSRMDQRIQALTRDFAWDRMDRIFLGQP
- the wecB gene encoding non-hydrolyzing UDP-N-acetylglucosamine 2-epimerase, which encodes MNAASPTSDKIYRILCVVGARPNFMKMAPIMSALGALGPRVEAKLVHTGQHYDVAMNHQYFQALGIPNPDINLEVGSGSHAQQTAEVMRRFEPAMDEVQPAAVLVVGDVNSTIACALVAAKKGVPVIHVEAGLRSFDRAMPEEINRLLTDQLSDLLFTTEESGRDNLLKEGIADERIHFVGNVMIDTLRANLERAVPAERIAADAGRAGFAQGRGYAVLTLHRPSNVDDPAILQGLLEAAAKIAQSTPVIFPVHPRTHATIEKFGLSHLLDTPDVLLLPPMGYLEMLGLMRDARVVLTDSGGIQEETTALGTPCLTLRNNTERPITVDEGTNTIVGNDPAHILAAYEELLQGGGKAGRVPHFWDGRAAERIAAVLFDWLKQRD
- a CDS encoding XrtA/PEP-CTERM system-associated ATPase — protein: MYESYYGLSDKPFRLRPDPHFFFGSKGHKRAMAYLEYGLSQGEGFIVITGEVGAGKTTLVRNLFNQIATDRIVAAHIVNTHLDSDDTLRSVVAGFGLPYEDAASKTVLLARLEAFLRTSEQQGKRALLVVDEAQNLTPRVVEELRMLSNFQTDDKSLLQTFLLGQPEFRTTLHSPGMQQLRQRVIATYHLGPMDEHETQAYIEHRLLTVGWKGDPSFTPAAHAAIYEFTGGIPRKTNHLCDRLLLMGFLEEMHAFTDADVDTVIRDIQQEFQAPPEAAAPAADANPLDPEAAVFGNQYPALLDERMLKVEKSLVSVLSILKKMVRSPSSVNLPIDNNE